One Cyprinus carpio isolate SPL01 chromosome B25, ASM1834038v1, whole genome shotgun sequence genomic region harbors:
- the LOC109062323 gene encoding L-lactate dehydrogenase A chain, with protein MASTKEKLIAHVSKEEPAGPTNKVTVVGVGMVGMAAAISVLLKDLTDELALVDVMEDKLKGEAMDLQHGSLFLKTHKIVADKDYSVTANSKVVVVTAGARQQEGESRLNLVQRNVNIFKFIIPNIIKYSPNCILLVVSNPVDILTYVAWKLSGLPRNRVIGSGTNLDSARFRHLMGEKLGIHPSSCHGWVIGEHGDSSVPVWSGVNVAGVSLQGLNPDMGTDKDKEDWKSVHKMVVDSAYEVIKLKGYTSWAIGMSVADLCESILKNLHKCHPVSTLVKGMHGVNEEVFLSVPCILGNSGLTDVVHMTLKPEEEKQLVKSAETLWGVQKELTL; from the exons ATGGCCTCTACAAAGGAGAAGCTCATCGCTCACGTGAGCAAGGAGGAGCCCGCGGGGCCCACTAACAAGGTGACGGTGGTGGGTGTGGGGATGGTTGGGATGGCTGCCGCCATCAGCGTCCTCCTCAAG GATCTGACTGATGAACTCGCCCTAGTGGATGTGATGGAAGATAAGCTGAAAGGAGAGGCTATGGACCTGCAGCACGGAAGCCTCTTTCTCAAGACACACAAGATAGTGGCAGATAAAG ACTACAGCGTGACCGCAAACTCCAAAGTGGTTGTTGTGACCGCTGGAGCCCGTCAGCAGGAGGGCGAGAGCCGCCTGAACCTCGTCCAGAGGAACGTCAACATCTTCAAGTTCATCATCCCCAACATCATCAAGTACAGCCCCAACTGCATCCTTCTGGTGGTCTCAAACCCAG TTGACATCTTGACCTACGTGGCCTGGAAGTTGAGTGGTTTGCCCAGGAACCGTGTGATCGGCAGCGGCACAAACCTGGACTCTGCTCGTTTCCGTCACCTGATGGGAGAGAAGCTGGGCATTCACCCATCTAGCTGCCACGGTTGGGTCATTGGAGAGCATGGAGACTCCAGCG TTCCCGTGTGGAGCGGAGTCAATGTGGCTGGAGTGTCCCTCCAGGGTCTGAACCCTGACATGGGAACCGATAAAGACAAGGAGGACTGGAAGAGCGTCCACAAGATGGTGGTTGACAG TGCGTATGAGGTTATTAAGCTGAAAGGTTACACTTCCTGGGCTATTGGTATGTCTGTAGCTGACCTGTGTGAGAGCATCTTGAAGAACCTACACAAGTGTCATCCAGTTTCAACCTTGGTCAAG GGAATGCATGGTGTGAATGAAGAGGTCTTCCTCAGCGTGCCTTGCATCCTGGGTAACAGCGGCCTGACCGATGTCGTCCACATGACCCTCAAGCCAGAAGAGGAGAAACAGCTGGTGAAGAGCGCTGAGACCCTGTGGGGCGTTCAGAAGGAGCTGACCCTGTGA